In one Methylobacterium sp. SyP6R genomic region, the following are encoded:
- a CDS encoding phosphopentomutase, with protein MSRALLIVLDSVGIGGAPDAAAFGDAGADTLGHIAEACAQGRGDRAGLRSGPLHLPHLAGLGLGLAAQGASGRIPPGLAPPGPIAGAFGHAVEGAQGKDTVSGHWEIAGVPVDFAWGHFPATRPAFPPELIEALVEEAGLPGILGDCHASGTAIIEELGAEHVRTGKPICYTSVDSVFQIAAHEETFGLDRLYRLCTIARRLCDPYRIGRVIARPFIGDATTGFTRTAHRRDYAVPPPADTLLDRLTAAGRTVVSVGKIGDIFAHRATGREVKPGGNEACLTAALAALADLPEGGFVFANLVEFDTEYGHRRDVPGYAAALERFDARIPEIRAALKPGDLCLVTADHGNDPTWPGTDHTREQVPVLAFGPDVAPGPLGRLGFSAIGRRVADHLGLTDHSLADHSLREPGPLA; from the coding sequence ATGAGCCGGGCGCTCCTCATCGTGCTCGATTCCGTCGGCATCGGCGGCGCGCCGGATGCCGCGGCTTTCGGCGACGCGGGCGCCGACACGCTCGGCCACATCGCCGAGGCCTGCGCCCAAGGCCGCGGCGACCGGGCGGGCCTGCGGAGCGGCCCGCTGCACCTGCCGCACCTCGCCGGCCTCGGCCTCGGGCTCGCGGCGCAAGGTGCGAGCGGCCGGATCCCGCCCGGCCTCGCCCCGCCCGGGCCGATCGCAGGCGCCTTCGGCCACGCGGTCGAGGGCGCGCAGGGCAAGGACACGGTGTCCGGCCACTGGGAGATCGCCGGGGTGCCGGTGGATTTCGCCTGGGGCCATTTCCCGGCGACGCGGCCAGCCTTCCCGCCGGAGCTGATCGAGGCCCTGGTCGAGGAGGCCGGGCTGCCGGGCATCCTCGGCGATTGCCACGCCTCCGGCACCGCGATCATCGAGGAACTCGGAGCGGAGCACGTCCGGACGGGCAAGCCGATCTGCTACACCTCCGTCGACAGCGTGTTCCAGATCGCCGCCCACGAGGAGACGTTCGGGCTCGACCGGCTCTATCGGCTCTGCACCATCGCCCGCCGGCTCTGCGACCCCTACCGCATCGGCCGGGTCATCGCCCGGCCCTTCATCGGTGATGCGACCACCGGCTTCACCCGCACCGCCCACCGGCGCGACTACGCGGTGCCGCCGCCGGCCGACACGCTGCTCGACCGCCTGACCGCCGCCGGCCGGACGGTGGTGAGCGTCGGCAAGATCGGCGACATCTTCGCCCATCGGGCGACCGGCCGCGAGGTCAAGCCCGGCGGCAACGAGGCCTGCCTCACCGCCGCCCTCGCGGCGCTGGCCGACCTGCCCGAGGGCGGCTTCGTCTTCGCCAACCTCGTCGAGTTCGACACCGAATACGGCCACCGCCGCGACGTGCCGGGCTACGCCGCCGCGCTCGAACGCTTCGACGCCAGGATCCCGGAGATCCGGGCGGCGCTCAAGCCCGGCGACCTCTGCCTCGTCACCGCCGATCACGGCAACGACCCGACCTGGCCCGGCACCGACCATACCCGCGAGCAGGTGCCCGTCCTGGCCTTCGGGCCGGATGTGGCACCCGGCCCCCTCGGGCGGCTCGGCT